In Primulina eburnea isolate SZY01 chromosome 5, ASM2296580v1, whole genome shotgun sequence, a single window of DNA contains:
- the LOC140832261 gene encoding probable galactinol--sucrose galactosyltransferase 6 — translation MTIKPGIRIVDRKLVVRHRTILDNVPENVMATSGAAAGPVEGLFMGAVFDQDSSRHVVSLGTLRDVRFLACFRFKLWWMAQRMGDKGRDIPLETQFLLVETKDGSHLESDVDGDEENKIVYTVFLPLIEGPFKACLQGSEGDRLELCLESGDNEILASNFTHSVYISAGTDPFRAINEAITAVKLHLGTFKLRQEKKLPQIVDYFGWCTWDAFYQEVTQEGVEAGLHSLEAGGTPPKFVIIDDGWQSVGGDEDKPKEIEEEASQVKQPKLLRLTGIKENNKFQNKEDPTIGIKNIVNIAKQKHGLKYVYVWHAITGYWGGVRPGVKEMEEYESAMIYPKLCKGVMENEPGWKTDAIALQGLGLVNPKNVYKFYNELHSYLASAGVDGVKVDAQCILETLGAGNGGRVELTRLYHQALDASVARNFPGNEIIACMSHNLESFYCSKQTAVVRASDDFYPRDPISHTIHIAAVAYNTVFIGDIMLPDWDMFHSFHPAAEYHGSARAISGGPVYVSDAPGKHNFDLLKKLVLPDGSILRARLPGRPTKDCLFSDPSRDGVSLLKIWNINKYTGVLGVYNCQGAAWNSVERKNTFHKTKPEAITGYIRGRDVHLISQVALDSNWKGDVALYSHRAGTVTCLPYNIAMPISLKVLEHELFTVTPIKILAPGFNFAPLGLIDMFNGGGAIEGVKYEVRTVAQLAELESGVGGKIENLSSEAVAVVAMEVKGRGRFGVYLSVKPRKCSAGSSVVDFEYDAASGLVTLNLVDMPPDDQKVHHVEIEL, via the exons ATGACGATCAAGCCCGGAATTCGTATCGTGGATCGGAAGCTCGTTGTAAGACACAGGACCATACTAGACAACGTGCCGGAAAATGTGATGGCCACCTCCGGCGCCGCGGCGGGGCCGGTGGAGGGGCTGTTCATGGGGGCGGTTTTCGACCAGGACAGCAGCCGTCATGTGGTGTCGCTCGGGACGTTGCGCGACGTGCGGTTTTTGGCGTGCTTCAGGTTCAAGTTGTGGTGGATGGCACAGAGAATGGGAGATAAAGGGCGTGATATTCCGCTGGAGACACAGTTTTTGCTGGTGGAAACTAAGGATGGATCCCATTTGGAGTCGGATGTTGACGGGGATGAAGAaaataagattgtttatacagtaTTTTTGCCTTTGATTGAAGGGCCATTTAAAGCTTGTCTGCAGGGCAGTGAGGGGGATAGGCTTGAATTATGCTTAGAGAGTGGAGATAATGAGATCTTGGCGTCGAATTTCACCCATTCGGTGTATATTAGTGCTGGTACCGATCCGTTCCGAGCCATAAACGAGGCGATAACGGCTGTGAAACTCCATCTCGGAACGTTTAAGTTAAGACAAGAGAAGAAATTGCCTCAAATTGTGGATTACTTCGGGTGGTGTACTTGGGATGCTTTTTACCAAGAGGTGACTCAAGAAGGTGTGGAGGCCGGTCTTCATAGTCTTGAGGCTGGTGGGACACCTCCAAAATTCGTGATAATCGATGACGGATGGCAGTCAGTGGGAGGCGATGAGGATAAACCAAAAGAAATCGAGGAAGAAGCATCACAAGTGAAGCAACCAAAGCTTTTGAGGCTAACCGGAATCAAAGAAAACAATAAGTTCCAAAACAAGGAGGATCCTACCATCGGGATCAAGAATATTGTAAACATAGCGAAACAAAAGCATGGATTGAAATATGTATATGTGTGGCACGCGATCACAGGATATTGGGGCGGTGTGAGGCCAGGAGTGAAGGAGATGGAGGAGTATGAATCGGCTATGATATATCCGAAGTTATGCAAAGGGGTAATGGAGAACGAACCAGGGTGGAAAACCGATGCCATCGCGTTGCAGGGGTTGGGTTTGGTCAATCCAAAGAATGTTTACAAGTTTTACAATGAGTTGCATAGCTATTTGGCATCGGCTGGGGTAGATGGGGTGAAAGTGGACGCACAGTGTATATTGGAGACTCTTGGTGCTGGAAATGGAGGTAGAGTTGAGTTGACAAGGCTGTATCATCAGGCTCTTGATGCTTCGGTAGCCAGGAATTTCCCGGGGAATGAGATCATCGCTTGCATGAGCCACAATCTTGAATCTTTTTACTG CTCAAAACAAACTGCTGTTGTGAGAGCATCAGATGATTTCTACCCGCGTGATCCGATATCACACACGATCCACATTGCTGCCGTTGCATATAACACTGTTTTCATTGGAGACATCATGTTACCTGATTGGGATATGTTCCATTCTTTCCACCCGGCAGCCGAGTACCATGGATCAGCTAGGGCCATCAGCGGTGGACCTGTCTACGTGAG TGATGCACCTGGGAAACACAACTTTGATCTTCTTAAGAAGCTTGTTTTACCAGATGGCTCGATTCTTCGAGCTCGTTTGCCGGGTCGGCCCACGAAGGATTGCTTGTTTTCCGATCCATCTCGTGATGGAGTTAG CCTCTTGAAGATATGGAACATAAACAAATATACAGGTGTACTTGGAGTATACAATTGCCAAGGTGCAGCGTGGAACAGTGTTGAAAGAAAGAACACATTCCACAAAACTAAACCTGAAGCAATCACAGGTTATATACGGGGCCGTGATGTCCATCTCATATCCCAAGTTGCCCTCGACTCCAACTGGAAAGGGGATGTAGCTTTGTATTCGCACCGAGCCGGTACAGTCACCTGCCTTCCGTATAATATTGCCATGCCGATCTCACTCAAGGTCTTGGAGCATGAACTTTTCACGGTTACACCTATTAAAATACTAGCACCTGGATTCAACTTCGCGCCATTGGGGCTCATCGACATGTTCAATGGGGGTGGAGCAATCGAAGGGGTGAAATACGAGGTCAGAACCGTTGCACAGCTGGCTGAACTCGAGAGTGGGGTTGGAGGGAAAATCGAGAACTTGAGCTCTGAGGCCGTGGCAGTTGTTGCCATGGAGGTAAAGGGTCGTGGGCGTTTTGGTGTCTACTTGTCGGTTAAGCCTAGAAAGTGCAGTGCCGGATCATCTGTGGTCGATTTCGAATATGATGCAGCCTCTGGCTTGGTGACATTGAACCTGGTCGATATGCCTCCAGATGATCAGAAGGTCCACCACGTTGAGATTGAACTGTGA
- the LOC140832262 gene encoding zinc finger BED domain-containing protein DAYSLEEPER-like has translation MEMETRKPVLNYVPVTMKPQHIDSKLQLDMMEIQPDIRETPPNNFAETSHLKHHIAKGTCSVALFNQKKNQSAPNSALSKTSCYSATPKQRYQTASVPDIVINSNHIRRELASMITMHEYPIHMVEHSGFVAFTQNIQPRFDSAGFNTVQGDCVAIYLREKQNIQKVINRMSGRVCLMLDLWSSCRNIGYMFVTGQFIDGDWKLQRKLLNVIMEPYPDSDTAFSHSVAACLSDWNMDGKLFSLTINQPLSDFSVDKLRNMLCVRKPLLLHGQLLAQNCLARFLSSMVQDALTSLQGTVKKIRDSVKYVKFSELHGDKFLDLKQQLQVPSAMSLAVDDQTKWNTTYTMLLAALELREIFTCLDTLDPDYKNSPSMEDWKDIETLCTCMKPLFETANLLATGESLTTNLFFHEVWKIQLELAHAATIEDPLIISLTKSMQEKFENYWNSSWIVLAIAVVMDPRFKMKLVEFSFSKNYGEEAAFYIKTIEDGIHELFLEYVSLPLPLTPAYVEEANGITVKLEDPHGIGISSDGLALTQFDVYIMETTSQQSKSELDQYLQESLLPRVGEFDVLGWWKVNCMKYPTLSKMACDILSISVCTVPASSVFDTKNKEMDSYRSSLRPETVEALLCAKNWLESQQKAETPAPLVKMEVPA, from the coding sequence atggaGATGGAGACCAGGAAACCTGTCCTGAATTACGTGCCAGTCACTATGAAACCACAGCACATTGATTCCAAATTACAGCTCGACATGATGGAGATTCAACCTGACATCAGAGAGACACCCCCGAATAATTTTGCTGAAACAAGTCATCTGAAACATCATATTGCCAAGGGAACTTGTTCAGTTGCCCTATTTAATCAGAAGAAAAATCAGTCAGCCCCGAATAGTGCACTTTCAAAGACCAGCTGTTATTCTGCAACCCCGAAGCAACGCTACCAAACAGCCAGTGTTCCTGACATAGTAATCAATTCTAATCATATTCGACGCGAGCTTGCTAGTATGATTACTATGCATGAATACCCGATCCACATGGTGGAGCATTCTGGTTTTGTGGCATTTACTCAGAATATACAGCCTCGATTTGATTCAGCGGGCTTCAATACGGTTCAAGGTGATTGTGTGGCAATTTATCTAAGGGAAAAGCAGAACATCCAAAAGGTGATTAACAGGATGTCAGGGCGTGTTTGCCTTATGCTGGATTTATGGTCATCATGCCGAAATATTGGTTACATGTTTGTGACTGGGCAATTCATTGATGGTGATTGGAAGCTTCAAAGGAAACTTCTTAATGTTATAATGGAACCATATCCAGATTCAGACACAGCTTTCAGCCACTCTGTTGCTGCATGCCTATCCGACTGGAATATGGACGGCAAATTATTTTCGTTAACTATCAATCAACCGTTGAGCGATTTTTCAGTTGATAAATTGAGAAATATGCTCTGTGTTAGGAAACCCTTATTGCTTCATGGCCAGTTGTTGGCTCAAAATTGCCTTGCTCGTTTTTTAAGCAGCATGGTCCAAGATGCTTTAACTTCTCTGCAAGGCACGGTGAAGAAAATTCGGGACAGTGTGAAGTACGTGAAATTTTCAGAATTGCACGGGGACAAGTTTCTTGATCTCAAGCAACAACTTCAAGTGCCTAGTGCCATGTCTCTTGCTGTTGACGACCAAACAAAATGGAACACGACTTACACAATGCTGTTGGCCGCTTTAGAATTAAGGGAAATCTTCACTTGCTTGGATACTTTGGACCCCGATTACAAGAACTCCCCGTCTATGGAAGATTGGAAGGATATAGAGACTCTCTGTACTTGTATGAAGCCACTCTTTGAAACTGCCAATCTTCTTGCCACAGGAGAAAGTCTCACAACAAACTTGTTCTTCCATGAAGTTTGGAAGATTCAACTGGAGTTGGCACATGCAGCTACAATTGAAGATCCGCTCATCATTAGCCTTACAAAATCAATGCAAGAGAAATTTGAGAATTACTGGAACAGCAGCTGGATTGTTCTGGCAATAGCTGTAGTTATGGATCCCAGGTTCAAAATGAAGCTAGTCGAGTttagtttttcaaaaaattatggTGAAGAGGCTGCCTTTTATATAAAAACTATCGAGGATGGTATCCACGAGCTTTTTCTTGAATATGTCTCTCTTCCTCTGCCTCTAACGCCTGCTTATGTTGAAGAAGCAAATGGGATTACTGTCAAACTAGAGGATCCTCATGGAATTGGAATCTCAAGTGACGGTCTCGCACTTACACAATTTGATGTTTATATCATGGAAACGACTAGCCAGCAGTCAAAATCCGAGTTGGATCAGTATTTGCAGGAGTCCCTTTTGCCTCGTGTTGGTGAATTTGATGTTTTAGGCTGGTGGAAAGTGAACTGTATGAAATAccctactctttctaaaatggCTTGTGATATCTTGTCTATTTCCGTTTGTACTGTTCCTGCTTCATCAGTATTTGATACTAAGAACAAGGAGATGGATAGTTACAGAAGTTCTTTACGACCTGAGACAGTGGAGGCTCTTCTATGTGCAAAGAATTGGCTTGAATCGCAGCAGAAAGCTGAAACTCCTGCTCCCCTAGTCAAAATGGAGGTTCCTGCATAG